The genome window GCGGATTGAGCCAGCGACAGTAATCCTTCGGTAACCACCACTTTAGGCCTGCGTTGGTATATAACCGTTCTGAAATATTGACCTAACATACTAAAAACACTACAATACGGAAATGTCGGGCATTTCCGTATGCGAGTGGGTCATGTGCCGCATTTTTCGCCAGCAGATGCTGCACTCTCCCTCCGCCGCTGCTGCGGCGCAGCGCATCTCTGCCAAGAGTAGGCCGCCTACTTAGTGCTATGGATGGTTAAGCCGATTTGCCAATGCACTTCGCTACATCTACCGACTGCAGCCAAATCAAAACTGCCTCTGCAAGGTGGGTAGATTGGATTAGCAAGTAGAATCAGTTAGCATGTATTTGGCAGCACCAAGGGAACAGTGCGCAGTACACCCGGAAGGCTTATTATGGCTAAAAGCCCGACCAGACTAACAGGACGTATATTAACCGCTTTAGCTCTAGCCATTGTTGCCACTAATTGCTGGCGGCATTCAAAGTCATCTAAATCAAGCCCAGAGCCTAGTCCTGCATATTATTCGAGTTCGAGCTTTGTGCTCGATGATGCGCTCGCTAAAAGTGATCTATCTGAATTAAGCGCTAGCCCCCACCCCATGGGTTCAGAGCGGCAGCGCGCCATAGCCGCCTGGCTCACCCAACGCCTCAAGTCTGTGGGTATCGATAGCATTAGCGATGAATTCAAAGCTGTCATACCCAATCCAGCAGCACTTGCTTCGAATGCGGGGCCAGTAGACCTAACTTTAGAGCGCGCAGGTATCAATATTTATACGACGCCGATTGGTAATCGTGATGCTTCTTGCGTAATAGCTTTGGCCACCCATTTTGACACTAAATCCTTAGAGGGCATAGCATATCTCGGCGCCAACGACAGCGGCTCCTCGACAGCGGTATTGCTACAGCTCCTCGCCTTTATTAAAAAAAGCAACGACTTTGGTCGGATGAAGTGTGCCGTAGTAGGTTGGTTCTTTGATGG of Deltaproteobacteria bacterium contains these proteins:
- a CDS encoding M28 family peptidase, producing the protein MAKSPTRLTGRILTALALAIVATNCWRHSKSSKSSPEPSPAYYSSSSFVLDDALAKSDLSELSASPHPMGSERQRAIAAWLTQRLKSVGIDSISDEFKAVIPNPAALASNAGPVDLTLERAGINIYTTPIGNRDASCVIALATHFDTKSLEGIAYLGANDSGSSTAVLLQLLAFIKKSNDFGRMKCAVVGWFFDGEEAVLKDWNDGQVVHPAKIIDHTYGSRNLASKLVDCGSEGAPPMCIPRALAPMNSTNPGRPNGPLLLGLILLDMVGSPDIKLTRTTSTLAELQGEAERGAKELGFPLLWDSQSLDLENDHTPFFEMGIPTIDLIDFKHLDHWHKDSDTPDRIATSSLNIAGRLALYLVSVFGTEGS